From Bos indicus isolate NIAB-ARS_2022 breed Sahiwal x Tharparkar chromosome 4, NIAB-ARS_B.indTharparkar_mat_pri_1.0, whole genome shotgun sequence, the proteins below share one genomic window:
- the LOC139182817 gene encoding hepatitis A virus cellular receptor 1-like: MMVRIIIRIACVMPATITTIIAMATIIITVIITTTTIIVTKTTFTITITMTTVTMTTTTISAITTTTITTTTVTMTTILITITTIIAMATTIITVIITTTTIIVTKTTFTITITMTTTTISAITTTTTTTIITTTVTMTTILITITTIITAIITTTTTSRSTIIIPTATIISTCVRAPPSP; the protein is encoded by the coding sequence ATGATGGTGAGGATAATCATCAGGATTGCTTGTGTGATGCccgccaccatcaccaccatcatcgccATGGCTACCATCATCATCACTGTGATCATCACCACCACTACTATCATCGTCACCAAGACTaccttcaccatcaccatcaccatgacTACCGTCACCATGACTACCACCACCATCAgtgccatcaccaccaccaccatcaccaccaccaccgtcaccATGACCACCAtcctcatcaccatcaccaccatcatcgccATGGCTACCACCATCATCACTGTGATCATCACCACCACTACTATCATCGTCACCAAGACTaccttcaccatcaccatcaccatgactaccaccaccatcagtgccatcaccaccaccaccaccaccaccatcatcaccaccaccgtcACCATGACCACCAtcctcatcaccatcaccaccatcatcactgccatcatcaccaccaccaccaccagcaggaGCACTATCATTATCCCCACTGCCACCATCATCAGCACTTGTGTACGCGCACCACCGTCACCATGA